Proteins encoded by one window of Streptococcus sanguinis:
- the argS gene encoding arginine--tRNA ligase — protein MDNKQLIAGELAKVIDSLDQDTILNLLEQPKSSELGDIAFPAFSLAKTERKAPQIIAADIAEKIDTAHFDKVVATGPYVNFFLSKAEISGQVIKEVIKDGADYGQQNEGNNQNITIDLSSPNIAKPFSVGHLRSTVIGDALSNIFRKIGYNTIKINHLGDWGKQFGLLMVAYKKWGSQEAVEANPIDELLKLYVRINAEIENDPSLDEEGRLWFKKLEDGDPEATELWQWFRDESLTEFNRIYELLGVEFDSLNGEAFYNDKMDEGIQILEDKGLLQESKGASIVDLEDFNLPPAMIKKSDGATLYITRDIATAIYRARTYNFVKNVYVVGQEQANHFRQLKAVLKKMGFDWSDDMIHVDFGLVTKNRQKLSTRKGNIILLEPTLLEAISRAKSQIEAKNPDLENKEAVARAVGVGAVKFYDLKTDRRNGYDFDLEAMVSFEGETGPYIQYAYARIQSILRKANFHPDAKATYSLNDPESWEIIKLLQDFGRVVKRAADNYEPSLIAKYAISLAQAFNKYYAHTRILDESPERDSRLALSYSTAVVLKEALRLLGVEAPEKM, from the coding sequence ATGGATAACAAACAGTTGATTGCCGGCGAATTGGCCAAGGTTATTGACAGCCTTGATCAAGACACTATTTTAAATTTATTGGAGCAGCCAAAGAGCTCTGAACTTGGCGATATCGCCTTCCCAGCCTTTTCTCTGGCAAAGACTGAGCGCAAAGCTCCTCAAATCATCGCTGCTGATATCGCTGAAAAGATTGATACAGCGCATTTTGATAAAGTCGTTGCGACTGGTCCTTATGTCAACTTTTTCCTCAGCAAGGCTGAAATTTCTGGCCAAGTCATCAAAGAAGTCATCAAAGACGGAGCTGACTACGGCCAGCAGAACGAAGGAAATAATCAGAATATCACCATTGACCTGTCCAGTCCAAACATTGCCAAGCCTTTCTCAGTCGGCCACTTGCGCTCTACTGTTATCGGTGATGCTCTTTCCAACATCTTCCGCAAGATTGGCTACAACACCATCAAAATCAACCACTTGGGAGACTGGGGCAAACAGTTTGGCCTCTTGATGGTAGCTTATAAGAAGTGGGGAAGCCAGGAAGCTGTTGAAGCCAACCCTATTGACGAGCTCCTCAAACTCTACGTGCGTATCAATGCCGAGATTGAAAACGACCCATCTCTGGATGAAGAAGGCCGCCTTTGGTTCAAGAAGCTGGAAGATGGCGACCCAGAAGCAACTGAGCTCTGGCAATGGTTCCGCGACGAAAGTCTGACAGAATTCAACCGTATCTACGAACTCCTAGGTGTCGAGTTTGACAGTCTAAATGGTGAAGCTTTTTACAATGACAAGATGGACGAAGGGATTCAAATCCTTGAAGACAAGGGTCTCCTGCAGGAATCAAAAGGAGCTAGCATTGTAGACTTGGAAGACTTTAACCTTCCGCCTGCTATGATTAAAAAATCAGACGGTGCTACCCTCTACATCACACGGGATATTGCAACAGCCATCTACCGGGCTCGCACATACAACTTTGTCAAAAATGTCTATGTTGTAGGTCAAGAGCAGGCCAACCACTTTAGACAGCTCAAGGCCGTTCTGAAAAAGATGGGCTTTGACTGGAGCGACGACATGATTCACGTTGACTTCGGTCTAGTGACTAAGAACCGTCAAAAACTGTCTACACGTAAAGGAAACATCATCCTCCTCGAACCAACTCTGCTGGAAGCTATCAGCCGGGCTAAGAGCCAGATTGAAGCTAAAAACCCAGATTTGGAAAACAAGGAAGCTGTTGCTCGCGCAGTTGGAGTCGGAGCGGTTAAGTTCTACGACCTCAAAACCGACCGTCGCAATGGTTACGACTTTGATTTGGAAGCCATGGTTTCTTTCGAGGGAGAAACAGGTCCTTACATCCAGTATGCTTATGCTCGTATCCAGTCTATCCTGCGCAAGGCTAACTTCCATCCAGATGCAAAGGCTACGTACAGCCTAAACGATCCAGAAAGCTGGGAAATTATCAAGCTGCTCCAAGACTTCGGCCGTGTTGTCAAGCGTGCTGCTGATAACTATGAGCCATCTCTGATTGCCAAATACGCTATTAGCTTGGCTCAAGCCTTTAACAAATACTATGCACACACGCGGATTCTGGATGAAAGCCCTGAGCGCGACAGCCGTCTGGCTCTCAGCTACTCAACAGCTGTTGTCCTCAAAGAAGCTCTGCGTTTGCTGGGAGTAGAAGCCCCAGAAAAGATGTAA
- the argR gene encoding arginine repressor codes for MRKNDRHQLVKTMIKEEKLGTQKEIQDRLEAQGIYVTQTTLSRDLREIGLTKVKKKGLTYYVLAHETEEIDFIEFLAKHVESVARAEFSLVLRTGLGEATVLANVVDNSFDSRILGTVAGANTLLVVCRDQAAAQEIEEQIQEVM; via the coding sequence ATGAGAAAGAATGACCGTCATCAGTTAGTCAAAACGATGATTAAGGAGGAAAAGCTAGGAACGCAAAAGGAGATTCAGGATCGTCTGGAAGCGCAAGGGATTTATGTGACGCAGACTACCCTGTCGCGTGACCTTCGTGAAATTGGCCTGACCAAGGTTAAGAAGAAGGGGCTGACTTATTATGTTTTGGCGCATGAGACTGAAGAGATTGATTTTATAGAGTTTTTAGCCAAGCATGTGGAGAGTGTAGCCAGGGCAGAGTTTAGTCTGGTTCTTCGTACGGGCCTGGGAGAGGCAACAGTGCTGGCCAATGTTGTGGATAACTCGTTTGATAGCCGTATTCTGGGAACCGTTGCGGGTGCCAATACTCTTTTAGTGGTTTGCCGGGATCAGGCGGCTGCTCAGGAGATTGAAGAGCAAATACAGGAAGTGATGTAA
- the mutS gene encoding DNA mismatch repair protein MutS, translating to MAVEKLSPGMQQYLDIKKDYPDAFLLFRMGDFYELFYDDAVNAAQILEISLTSRNKNAENPIPMAGVPYHSAQQYIDVLVESGYKVAIAEQMEDPKEAKGVVKREVVQVITPGTVVDSSKPDSANNFLVALDYSDGLYGLAYMDLVTGEFQVTSLEDFALVCGEIRNLKAREVVLGYALPEAEEQVLAGQMNLLLSYVQTALDDVQLLGEELSPMERQAAGKLLEYVHRTQMRELSHLKKAQHYEIKDFLQMDYATKASLDLTENARSGKKHGSLYWLMDETKTAMGGRMLRSWIQRPLIDEARISQRQNVVEVFLDHFFERSDLTESLKGVYDIERLASRVSFGKTNPKDLLQLAATLGNVPQIKAILQGIGSPHLARLIEGLDPISELAGLISSAISPDAPHIITEGNIIQTGFDETLDQYRLVLREGTGWIAELEVKERANSGISNLKIDYNKKDGYYFHVTNSQLAHVPSHFFRKATLKNSERFGTEELARIEGEMLEAREKSANLEYEIFMRIREEAGKYIQRLQALAQTLAAVDVLQSFAAVAEQLHLVRPVFTAERCLQIEKGRHAVVEKVMGAQSYIPNSILLDQETDIQLITGPNMSGKSTYMRQLAIIVIMAQMGSYVPAQSASLPLFDAIFTRIGAADDLVSGQSTFMVEMMEANRAIRQASERSLILFDELGRGTATYDGMALAQAIIEHIHHYTGAKTLFATHYHELTALENSLEHLENVHVATLEKDGQVTFLHKIEPGPADKSYGIHVAKIAGLPEKLLERADNILSHLESQDTGLGSELPAASRPKQSQVAEQMSLFAEGTENPILTELRDLDIYNMTPLEVMAAVAELKKKL from the coding sequence ATGGCAGTAGAAAAGTTATCGCCAGGCATGCAGCAGTATTTGGATATCAAAAAGGACTATCCAGATGCTTTCTTGCTCTTTCGGATGGGGGATTTCTATGAGTTGTTTTATGATGATGCGGTCAATGCCGCCCAGATTTTAGAGATTTCTCTCACTAGCCGAAATAAAAATGCAGAAAATCCCATTCCCATGGCCGGAGTTCCTTATCATTCGGCACAGCAGTATATTGATGTTTTGGTCGAGTCAGGCTATAAGGTAGCGATTGCGGAGCAGATGGAAGATCCCAAGGAAGCCAAGGGAGTTGTTAAGCGGGAGGTTGTTCAGGTTATCACTCCGGGGACGGTGGTGGACTCCAGTAAGCCGGACTCTGCCAATAACTTTCTGGTGGCTCTGGATTACTCAGATGGCCTCTATGGTCTGGCTTATATGGATTTGGTGACCGGTGAGTTTCAGGTGACCAGTCTAGAGGACTTTGCCTTGGTCTGCGGGGAAATCCGTAATTTGAAGGCTAGGGAAGTGGTGCTGGGCTATGCCTTGCCAGAAGCTGAAGAGCAGGTCTTGGCTGGGCAGATGAACCTTTTACTGTCCTATGTACAGACGGCCTTGGATGATGTCCAGCTGCTGGGAGAGGAACTGTCTCCGATGGAACGTCAGGCAGCGGGGAAATTGCTGGAGTATGTGCACCGGACCCAGATGAGGGAGCTCAGCCATTTAAAGAAGGCTCAGCATTATGAAATCAAGGACTTTCTGCAAATGGACTATGCCACCAAGGCGAGTCTGGATTTGACAGAAAATGCTCGCTCGGGCAAGAAGCACGGCAGTCTTTATTGGCTGATGGACGAGACTAAGACGGCCATGGGCGGCCGCATGCTGCGCTCTTGGATCCAGCGTCCGCTGATTGATGAAGCGCGAATTAGCCAGCGGCAGAATGTCGTCGAGGTTTTTCTGGATCATTTCTTTGAGCGGAGTGATTTGACGGAGAGCCTCAAGGGAGTCTATGATATCGAGCGGTTGGCTAGTCGGGTGTCTTTTGGCAAGACCAATCCCAAGGATCTGCTGCAGTTGGCAGCAACATTGGGCAATGTGCCTCAGATTAAGGCTATCTTGCAAGGAATCGGCAGCCCGCATCTAGCTCGTTTGATTGAGGGTTTGGATCCTATTTCAGAGTTGGCGGGCTTGATTAGCTCGGCCATTTCGCCGGATGCACCCCATATCATCACTGAGGGCAATATCATTCAGACCGGTTTTGATGAAACCTTGGATCAGTATCGGCTTGTGCTGAGGGAGGGGACTGGATGGATTGCGGAGCTGGAAGTCAAAGAACGTGCTAACAGTGGCATCAGCAATTTGAAGATTGATTATAATAAAAAAGATGGTTACTATTTCCATGTGACCAATTCTCAGCTGGCTCATGTGCCCAGTCATTTCTTCCGCAAGGCGACCCTGAAAAATTCGGAGCGTTTCGGAACGGAGGAGCTGGCCCGGATTGAGGGAGAGATGTTGGAGGCGCGTGAAAAATCTGCTAATTTGGAATACGAGATTTTCATGCGGATTCGCGAGGAAGCTGGCAAATACATCCAGCGCTTGCAGGCCTTGGCACAAACGCTGGCAGCTGTAGATGTCCTGCAGAGCTTTGCTGCGGTAGCAGAGCAACTACATTTGGTGCGCCCCGTCTTTACTGCAGAGCGCTGTCTGCAGATTGAAAAAGGTCGGCATGCTGTTGTGGAAAAGGTCATGGGTGCCCAAAGCTACATTCCAAATAGTATTCTGCTGGACCAGGAAACGGACATCCAGCTGATTACCGGGCCGAATATGAGCGGGAAATCGACTTATATGCGCCAGCTGGCTATCATCGTCATTATGGCACAAATGGGCTCTTATGTGCCTGCTCAGTCTGCCAGTCTGCCGCTATTCGATGCGATTTTCACTCGTATCGGTGCTGCGGATGATTTGGTATCTGGCCAGTCCACCTTTATGGTGGAGATGATGGAGGCCAATCGGGCCATTCGACAGGCCAGCGAGCGTTCGCTCATTCTCTTTGATGAGCTGGGCCGTGGGACAGCGACTTACGATGGGATGGCGCTGGCTCAGGCTATTATTGAGCATATTCATCATTATACTGGAGCCAAGACCCTCTTTGCTACCCACTATCATGAGCTGACAGCCTTAGAGAATAGCTTGGAGCATTTGGAAAATGTCCATGTGGCAACATTGGAAAAGGACGGACAGGTGACTTTCCTGCATAAGATTGAGCCTGGTCCGGCTGACAAGTCGTACGGAATCCATGTGGCGAAGATTGCCGGACTTCCTGAGAAATTACTGGAGCGGGCGGACAACATTTTGAGCCATTTGGAGAGTCAGGATACAGGACTAGGCTCAGAGCTTCCTGCTGCATCCAGACCGAAGCAGTCACAAGTGGCGGAGCAGATGTCTCTTTTCGCAGAAGGAACGGAAAATCCAATCCTGACTGAACTCCGAGACTTGGACATCTACAATATGACTCCCCTGGAAGTCATGGCAGCAGTGGCCGAGCTCAAGAAGAAGTTGTAA
- a CDS encoding DUF3021 family protein, protein MKTRLKELFFGGIGGIFIGLFFSMIVSYFYNPAYLPLHPRSPTGHFFLSQHVHVSLIMLYCLLIWFIMGAIFRWSGSFFQRDWSILRSVVSHYGVMILTFALLANLAGFFPREKILSLTLTAVGEFTLIYLIISGAIYYRTYRNIQKINSGLSRKS, encoded by the coding sequence ATGAAAACTCGTCTTAAAGAACTCTTTTTCGGAGGGATTGGAGGGATTTTCATCGGTCTCTTCTTCTCCATGATTGTTTCTTATTTTTACAATCCAGCTTATCTACCGCTGCACCCTCGCTCTCCTACCGGCCACTTCTTTTTGAGCCAGCATGTCCATGTTTCCCTCATCATGCTCTACTGCCTGCTTATCTGGTTTATCATGGGAGCTATTTTCAGATGGAGCGGAAGCTTCTTCCAAAGAGACTGGAGCATCCTGCGCTCCGTCGTTAGCCACTATGGTGTGATGATTCTGACCTTTGCACTTTTGGCTAATCTAGCTGGATTTTTCCCAAGAGAAAAAATACTTAGCCTGACACTAACTGCCGTCGGGGAATTCACCCTCATCTATCTAATTATTTCAGGTGCCATCTACTACCGCACTTACCGCAACATTCAAAAAATCAATAGCGGTTTGTCTAGAAAATCGTGA
- a CDS encoding LytTR family DNA-binding domain-containing protein: MKVKLRIDSQVTEDSVSIEARLMTESIQELVHFAQHLGKEDKIHVKKEDEIYLLNAKEIHRIYTENRQVQVRTAKDSYRAQQALYQLLQVLPEYFLQISQSEIINSRQISHLKLTPNGLIQIFLKNGDQTYSSRRYLKSIKERLKL; encoded by the coding sequence ATGAAAGTTAAGCTAAGAATCGATTCTCAAGTCACCGAAGACTCCGTCAGCATTGAGGCTCGCCTCATGACAGAAAGCATTCAGGAATTGGTCCACTTTGCTCAACATCTAGGCAAAGAAGACAAGATTCATGTCAAGAAAGAAGACGAAATCTATCTGCTGAACGCTAAGGAAATCCACCGAATCTATACAGAAAATCGCCAGGTTCAGGTTCGAACAGCAAAAGACAGCTATCGAGCTCAACAAGCTCTTTATCAATTGCTGCAGGTCCTGCCGGAGTATTTCCTGCAGATTTCTCAGTCAGAGATTATCAACAGCCGGCAAATCAGCCATCTCAAGCTGACTCCAAATGGCCTCATTCAAATATTTCTGAAAAACGGCGATCAGACTTACTCGTCCCGCCGCTATCTCAAATCCATTAAAGAAAGGTTGAAATTATGA
- the mutL gene encoding DNA mismatch repair endonuclease MutL, whose protein sequence is MSKIIELPEILANQIAAGEVIERPSSVVKELVENSIDAGASQITIEIEEAGLKTIQVTDNGEGIDHEDVPLALRRHATSKIKKQADLFRIRTLGFRGEAIPSIASVSRFTIETATEAGQHGTLLVAQGGEIEEHEPTSSPVGTKIKIEDLFFNTPARLKYMKSQQAELSHIVDVINRLSLAHPEVAFTLISDGREMTRTAGSGNLRQAIAGIYGLATAKKMVEISASDLDFEVSGYVSLPELTRANRNYITILINGRYIKNFLLNRAILDGYGSKLMVGRFPLAVINIQIDPYLADVNVHPTKQEVRISKERELMALISQAIATSLKEQDLIPDALENLAKSTVKRATKPEQTSLPLKENRLYYDKEQNDFFLKPQVAEQQLSFEESAEPIHEATNEKAEPQPTSVKFAERKPVSYDQLDHPELDQVSLERAVDKLEQEEKSSFPELEYFGQMHGTYLFAQGKGGLYIIDQHAAQERVKYEYYREKIGDVDNSQQQLLVPYIFEFPADDILRIKQRMELLEDAGIFLEEYGANQFILREHPIWFKEEEIEAGIYEMCDMLLLTKEVSIKKYRAELAIMMSCKRSIKANHSLDDYSARDLLFQLSQCDNPYNCPHGRPVLVNFTKSDMEKMFRRIQENHTSLRELGKY, encoded by the coding sequence ATGTCAAAAATTATCGAACTTCCAGAAATTCTAGCCAATCAGATTGCGGCCGGTGAAGTCATTGAGCGGCCTAGCAGCGTGGTCAAGGAGCTAGTGGAAAATTCAATTGATGCGGGTGCAAGTCAGATTACCATCGAAATAGAGGAGGCTGGACTCAAGACTATCCAGGTAACGGATAATGGTGAAGGCATAGACCACGAAGATGTCCCTCTGGCACTTCGCCGCCATGCTACCAGTAAAATCAAGAAACAAGCGGATCTCTTTCGGATTCGGACACTGGGTTTTCGTGGTGAGGCCATTCCTTCCATTGCTTCTGTTTCGCGTTTCACCATTGAGACAGCGACTGAAGCCGGCCAGCACGGAACCCTGCTAGTTGCCCAAGGCGGTGAGATTGAAGAGCATGAGCCTACCAGCAGTCCAGTGGGAACGAAAATCAAGATTGAAGATCTCTTCTTCAATACTCCAGCCCGGCTCAAGTATATGAAGAGCCAGCAGGCTGAGCTGTCCCATATCGTTGATGTGATTAATCGGCTTAGTCTGGCCCATCCGGAAGTGGCTTTCACCCTTATCAGTGACGGCCGCGAAATGACACGGACTGCCGGCAGTGGTAATCTGCGTCAGGCTATTGCAGGAATCTATGGTTTGGCAACAGCTAAGAAAATGGTGGAAATCTCTGCATCGGATTTGGATTTTGAAGTGAGTGGCTATGTCAGTTTGCCTGAGCTGACTCGTGCGAATCGGAATTATATTACCATTCTCATCAACGGCCGCTACATTAAGAATTTCCTGCTCAATCGCGCTATTTTGGACGGCTACGGCAGCAAGCTTATGGTAGGTCGCTTTCCACTCGCGGTCATCAATATTCAGATTGACCCCTATCTGGCCGATGTCAATGTCCATCCGACCAAGCAAGAGGTGCGAATTTCTAAAGAGCGGGAACTCATGGCCTTGATTTCGCAAGCTATTGCAACCAGTCTCAAGGAGCAGGATCTTATCCCGGATGCTTTGGAAAATCTAGCCAAATCAACTGTTAAGCGTGCGACTAAGCCCGAACAGACCAGCCTCCCGCTGAAAGAAAATCGCCTCTACTACGATAAGGAGCAGAATGACTTCTTCCTCAAGCCACAGGTGGCCGAGCAGCAGCTATCCTTCGAAGAATCAGCGGAGCCTATTCATGAAGCGACAAATGAAAAAGCAGAGCCACAACCAACTTCGGTCAAATTTGCAGAGAGAAAGCCAGTTAGCTATGACCAACTAGACCATCCAGAGCTTGATCAGGTCAGTCTGGAGCGGGCTGTGGATAAGTTGGAGCAGGAAGAGAAGTCAAGCTTCCCAGAGTTAGAATATTTCGGCCAGATGCATGGCACTTATCTCTTTGCTCAGGGCAAGGGTGGTCTTTACATTATTGACCAGCATGCTGCCCAGGAGCGGGTCAAGTATGAGTATTATCGGGAGAAGATTGGAGATGTGGACAATAGCCAGCAGCAGCTCTTAGTGCCCTATATCTTTGAATTTCCAGCGGACGATATACTGCGGATCAAGCAGCGGATGGAGCTGTTAGAAGATGCTGGCATCTTTTTAGAGGAGTACGGAGCCAATCAGTTTATCCTCCGTGAGCATCCCATTTGGTTCAAGGAAGAGGAGATTGAAGCAGGTATCTATGAGATGTGTGATATGCTTCTCCTGACCAAGGAAGTTTCTATCAAGAAATATCGAGCAGAGCTGGCCATTATGATGAGCTGCAAACGCTCCATCAAGGCCAATCACAGTCTGGATGACTACTCTGCGCGTGACTTGCTCTTTCAGCTGTCCCAGTGTGACAATCCTTACAACTGCCCACACGGCCGACCGGTCTTAGTCAATTTTACCAAGTCGGATATGGAAAAAATGTTTCGCCGCATTCAGGAAAATCATACTAGCCTGCGGGAGTTGGGGAAATACTAA
- a CDS encoding RDD family protein, with the protein MKLKTDNPIPVKTRLKELLGDWLFILGYLIALFLLAMGFYNLVLGGIPAFTEAQSQLLAFSSSVLPLTIIFAWLDYRKGSFGKRWAGLQLVYKHRRLSHSLLRSAIKFFPWQLGHMGAIRNAYQADTLSIILSTSAGILFLIFLLMGLLRKDKRHPADLLAGTQVQLKNSKQL; encoded by the coding sequence ATGAAACTAAAAACTGACAATCCCATACCTGTCAAAACGCGTCTGAAAGAGCTGCTTGGAGACTGGCTCTTCATCTTGGGCTATCTCATTGCTCTTTTTTTACTGGCTATGGGCTTTTACAATCTGGTTCTAGGAGGCATTCCTGCATTCACTGAAGCTCAGAGCCAACTTCTGGCTTTTTCTAGCTCCGTCCTGCCTCTAACTATCATCTTTGCTTGGCTAGACTATAGAAAAGGAAGTTTTGGCAAGCGTTGGGCAGGTTTACAGTTGGTTTACAAACATAGGAGACTTTCCCACAGCCTTTTGCGCTCTGCTATCAAGTTTTTCCCTTGGCAACTGGGACATATGGGAGCTATCCGTAATGCTTATCAAGCAGATACCCTGTCAATTATCTTGTCAACTTCAGCAGGTATTCTCTTCTTGATCTTTCTGCTGATGGGACTACTTCGCAAGGACAAACGCCATCCAGCTGATTTGCTTGCTGGAACGCAAGTTCAGCTCAAAAATTCAAAACAGCTCTAG